The following is a genomic window from Labrus bergylta chromosome 2, fLabBer1.1, whole genome shotgun sequence.
TTTGAACAATAGAAATAACTCtgactctgtctgtctcttcatcTCTTTATCTATCGCTACTCTTTTgcagggcttttattttgaagtatttCCTTTTAGTCCAGATGACCATGACCCCCGTAAAGACGCTGATACATGCGCAGCGAAGATCATACGGTGGTTCACTTGATTGTGTAGGTGACAGGACAGGAGTCCAAGGTAGATGTAGTGATAGTAAATTGTGCAATGCCAATATCCTTATGTAATGTTTTATCGTTAACTGTTCATTTCCAAATGTCATTTCGTCCTCCCACGCAAACAGCTCAGACAGTCCATCAGCTTCAGTTAGGACCTAAGACTTTGTTTCAATGGAGAGCAAGACGAGAAGGgtaaaaatgaatataaacaCATCATTTATTTACCATACTTTGCATACTGGTTTATTCATTTCTGTGctcattttttaataaatcgATGTTTTTACTTAACTATTAAGGAGGTTAATAGCTTCTTAAAGCACTTAGCAAAATAGTACAAGTCTGCAAGAGTTGAGGTGTGTTATGTGTTTGGATGATCGTGTGTTGTCGTTTTTTATCATTGTTCACAATAGTAGCCGATACGGATTACGTGGATTTTGATTATTTCTTCTCCCCATtgtgagagaataaaaatattCCTGTAAAGACTATTTGAAAAATTAATAATTTCAGGCGAGCAGAATGCAGCTGACATACCTGTACATCTTACACCTGAGCTTATGGTCTTTATTTAGTTGATTACCTGATGTATAgccaattgtgtgtgtgtgtgtgtgtgtgtgtgtgtgtgcgtgtgcgtgtgcgtgtgcgtgtgtgtgtgtgtacacttaGGGTATATTGGAGCGCCTGGATGCTGGGGAGGTCGTTGTAGGTGATGGAGGTTATGTTATGCAGCTGGAGCGACGTGGCTATGTGAAGGCTGGACATTGGACACCTGAGGCTGCTGTTGAACATCCTGAAGCAGGTGCATGTGGTGTTACTGACTCATGAGTACATTCTTACAAGGCACCTAAAGGCAAAGATAATCTGAATATCCTAtgctttgtttttaacaaaatccactctttctgttttttatttcagtgcGGCAGCTGGCCAGAGAGTTTCTGAGAGCTGGAGCCAACGTGATTCAGACATTCACTTTCTACTGCAGCGAGGATAAGCTGGAGATCAGTGGCAATGTCACCAACATCACTGTCAGTGGAGAAAACACCATCATGCAATTTGTGTTTTATACACGATAATAAGATTCTCACATCAGTTTGGTGTTTCTCCAATGTGCTCTTGTCTGATCCAGGGGGCTCAGATCAATGAAGCTGCCTGTGACCTGGCCAGGGAGGTGGCCAATGAGGGAGATGCTTTGGTGGCTGGGTGCGTGTCTAAGACTCCCTGTTACATCAACAGTCACAATGAAACTGAGGTCAAGGCCATCTTCAAGAAACAGATGGATGACTTCCTCAAAAAAGACATTGATTTCTTTATAGTGGAGGTAAGAGCAACAGGTTATGTGATTAtgttagggtttttttttttgttattgattttATAAGAAATTTTAAAGAAATTCCAGGCATATTTCTCCTGCAGTTTGTTGACCATGTGGAAGAGGCAGTGTGGGCAGTGGAGGTGCTGAAGACCAGCGGTAAACCAGTGGGTGCAACTCTGTGCATCTCCCCTCACGGAGATATGAGTGGAGTCCCACCTGGAGAGTGTGCTGTTAGGCTGGTTAAAGCTGGTACACTGAGTTTCTCCTTGTATAGTACAAAACATCAAATCTGGATTCATGTTTAAGCTCCATAATCTGAACATTTCTTCATGTGTTGATTGTGCAGGAGCTGACATTGTTGGAATAAATTGCCACTTGGACCCTCTGACGTGTGTCCGTACAGTGAAGTTGATGAAAGAAGGATTGGAGAAAGCTGGTCTCAAAGCTCATCTCATGGTCCAGCCTCTGGGCTTTCACACACCTGAGTGTAACTTTGGTGGATACACCAGCCTACTGGAGTACCCCTTTggtcagtattttattttgtgtacagttacataaatacaaaaacattgcaTTCATCAACTATATTACTATTCAGTAACATTAATCTGgagtattgtttgtttttgcaaggTTTGTGAGTGTATcgcaacatttttaaagttcCCATATGCTTATTATCGTCAGTATAATAAAATGCTTAGACTTAGGTATCTGACTTTCCTTTCAGCAATGGAGACCAGAGCAATTACTCGCTGGGACATCCATAAGTATGCCAGAGAGGCTTACAATGCAGGAATTCGCTACATTGGAGGCTGCTGTGGATTTGAGGCATACCATATCAGAGCTATAGCTGAAGAGCTGGCTGCAGAGCGAGGATTCCTCCCACCAGCTTCAAAGAAACATGGACTCTGGGGAGCTGCACTGGAGATGCACACTAAACCCTGGGTCAGAGCCAGGTTAGACTGAGCAGAAACATTATACTTAAAATACAGCTGCTTTAAATACTTCAACAGAGACCATgatcagtatttatttttagtgtcTAGGTGGCATAGTAACAGttgcaaacaaaaaagaaaatgatagaGGAGACCTGATGATTTGTGTGTTCCTGCTCTGCACAATGCTTGTTTACATCAACTAATCAACCACTTATATCTTAGATCTCGTCGAGACTACTGGGAAAGCCTTCTGCCTGCTTCTGGACGTCCCAAATGTCCTTCCATGTCCACACCTGCCGCTGATTATGACAAGAAAATGGAATCTTAACATGTTATCACAAACTGTAGTGCCTACCATACAATTATAGTATTATTTGGCAGCATAACCAGCCTTTCTATCTTTACTTGGCTTCAGTCTTCAGTGATTTGTCAgagtttctcttcttttaacCTTTTAACCAGCTTTACATAAGAACACAGTTGGTTTGTTTTCAATGATGGTAATTATaaagaaacaaacttaaaaatgtcacaTGTATTGATTTATTGTCATACTAAATATTTCATTgaacaataaatacacaaaaacattaaTTCACTGCTCTTCCAttagtttcatttattttaaataaaacatcaaaatgtgtcATTGTCATTTTAGTACATTGTTACATCTGTTTTGTAATATGTGtgtcatgatggatgtcagtCTTGCTGGCTGCAAACAAATCTACCTACAAGTACAAATAAAGTCACCTGAACCTGAAGTAAACTGTGTTACTGTTGTGCATTGATGCAcaatttctgtttctgttgcatGATGATTATGTTTCTCCATCCAAACCGTCAAAGTTTAATTTCTCTAGAAATGCATTGACATGGATGTAGTCATACTTAAACTCAAGGAATCAGTGATAAATGATTATCTTTTTCCAGTTGTACATTTGGAGTTCCTCAGGGAACAATCGTGGGACCAATTTTATATAGTTTCATATTAATGACCTGCCCGATTTGCCCATACGTCCATTTCCAGCAGTACGCAGCTGACACAGTTATGTACACCAAAAGAAGAGCGCAAGCTGTTTACAAGCTCTGCAGCATTGAGCAAAGTATCAGATTGGTAAACTCACTGTTATCTGggcataaacaaaaaaataatctaaagaAATTCcgataattattttttttcttcggcaaaaaaatgtttgaataaaaatgtacaagCAGAGCGTTAGATCAAAATAAGAGGTCAAGGGAACAGCTTGGAGGCGGGTCGTGTGAATGGGGAGTTATCGCTGTTGGACCTTGTATGAAAAGCCTCTGAAGCTTCACGGTGTGGCTGGTGCGTGACAGTCATTGAGTTTTTCACCTGTAGAACATCTCTTGGAGACCTGATAcagattttaattaattttctcTGATTTGTTTGCAAACTCTACGATGGAGAGCAAGAGAAGGGTAAGTAAAAGAAAGTTAAAACTTGTTCTCgttcttttgttgttgtcttgagCAGGTGGTAGGCTGAGTCTGGAGTCTCATGTAGTTAGATAACACTAAGGAgtgcataaaaaacaaataccaGAGTAAAGTTAAACCTTAATGTCGGTTTAAGGAAATCATAATCTACACAGCATTGAGAAGCAAAATGTCAGTGTACAGTGGTGAAGAGTAACCTACATTGCAAACCGAGATTATTGATTAAACAGGCTaaatccacccccccccccccccccccccccccccgatgaaTACAGAGTTAGATTTTGTTTAGTATGAGAGATCAGCAGGCAAGAAGCACGCTTCAGAATATCATTGCATTGGCAGTAGAGACGTGAGAAAGACAACAATGTGACAGCTTGCAACTGTTTGCATATGTGTTTTTGTACTAAGGGTGGgttgagccggggatccggccgaagatttctgccttttaataaggcagttttttttcttaccactgtaacttctgctgctttgctaaagtgctcaagagggataggccgggtctttgtaacataacaataagtaaggtattctacctgctttttgtaaagtgtgtcgagataacacttgttatgagttgacgctatacaaataaaaatgtattgattgattgtaaATCTTCATAACTTGTggagtattttagaaaaaaacgcaaacacttaaaaaaaaaaaaaaaaaaaaaaaactacatttccaGGAGACTTGAGAACAGCAGTGCATCAAGACATATGTCAGGTATTTCATGCCTGAGTAACCTGTTCTTACACTTCAGCATGAAGGGACATGCAAACTGCCAGATTGTGAACACGTCTCTTTTTTAACAGAAATTaactgcatgtttgtgtgtgtgtgtgtgtgtgtgtgtgtgtgtgtgtctgtgtgtgtgtgtgtgtgtgtctgtgtgtgtctgtgtgtgtgtgtgtgtgtgtgtgtgtgtgtgtgtgtgtgtgtgtctgtgtgtgtgtgtgtgtgtgtgtgtgtgtgtgtacacttaGGGTATATTGGAGCGCCTGGATGCTGGGGAGGTCGTTGTAGGTGATGGAGGTTATGTTATGCAGCTGGAGCGACGTGGCTATGTGAAGGCTGGACATTGGACACCTGAGGCTGCTGTTGAACATCCTgaagcaggtaaaaaaaaaaacctgccagtGACTTGATGAAACTAGAACTCTCAAATGGGCGATTTTCTGTTCTGTCATTTATTAACATATCAGAGTTGATCCATATTCCTTATTATCTGTGCTGAATATATCTGGATGAGTTTTTCAAATTGGCCACTCTTCTCCGTCTCTGTCAGTGAGGCAACTGCACAGAGAGTTCCTGAGAGCAGGGGCCAGTGTGATTCAGACATTCACCTTCTACTGCAGCGAGGATAAACTGGAGATCAGTGGCAATGTCACCAACATCACTGTCAGGAAAAAACTTTGAGTCAAATTAGAAATTCTGAGAACATAATTCTTGTGTTTACAAGAAATGATAAATATCCACTCTTGTCTTATTCAGGGGGCCCAGATCAATGATGCAGCCTGTGACCTGGCAAGGGAGGTGGCAGATCAGGGGGGCGCATTGGTCGCTGGGGGGGTCTCTCAGACTCCATGTTACGTGAAGAGTCACAGCGAGAAGGAGGTCAAGGCCATTTTTAAGAAACAGATGGATGACTTCCTAAAGAAAGACATTGATTTCTTGATGGTGGAGGTACGTACAGTTGATTGTTGTTCCTTAACTTCAAGTCATGAGAAATTGATGTCAACATTGAACCAAATGTCTGAATGTATCATGCATCTCTACTGACCTTGTCTGCCTTGCCCATCAGCAAATTACCGACATAAAATGAGAAACTAGGGGTTTGAACATTCACATTGTGGCGAAAAGAAAGAAGTTTATCAACTTGTAATTTTTAGGGCTTCTTTTTATTAGCCAAGTCATATTGCtcaaaagcatttttctctgcagtACTTTGAGCATGTGGAAGAGGCAGTGTGGGCAGTGGAGG
Proteins encoded in this region:
- the LOC109998758 gene encoding betaine--homocysteine S-methyltransferase 1, which codes for MESKTRRGILERLDAGEVVVGDGGYVMQLERRGYVKAGHWTPEAAVEHPEAVRQLAREFLRAGANVIQTFTFYCSEDKLEISGNVTNITGAQINEAACDLAREVANEGDALVAGCVSKTPCYINSHNETEVKAIFKKQMDDFLKKDIDFFIVEFVDHVEEAVWAVEVLKTSGKPVGATLCISPHGDMSGVPPGECAVRLVKAGADIVGINCHLDPLTCVRTVKLMKEGLEKAGLKAHLMVQPLGFHTPECNFGGYTSLLEYPFAMETRAITRWDIHKYAREAYNAGIRYIGGCCGFEAYHIRAIAEELAAERGFLPPASKKHGLWGAALEMHTKPWVRARSRRDYWESLLPASGRPKCPSMSTPAADYDKKMES